The following coding sequences are from one Streptomyces sp. V3I7 window:
- a CDS encoding A/G-specific adenine glycosylase: protein MTEILHAPVIAWFDAHARDLPWRRPEAGPWGVMVSEFMLQQTPVNRVLPVYEQWVARWPRPADLAEEPPGEAVRAWGRLGYPRRALRLHGAAVAITERHGGDVPTDHAQLLALPGIGEYTAAAVASFAYGQRHPVLDTNVRRVFARAVTGVQYPPNATTAAERKLARSLLPADEGTAARWAAASMELGALVCTAKNETCERCPIAAQCAWRLAGKPEHEGAPRRGQTYAGTDRQVRGKLLAVLREAHVPVPQTALDRVWHEPVQRARALDGLVSDGLVEPMAGGLYRLPLS, encoded by the coding sequence ATGACTGAGATCCTCCACGCCCCCGTGATCGCCTGGTTCGACGCCCACGCCCGCGACCTCCCCTGGCGCCGCCCGGAGGCAGGTCCGTGGGGCGTGATGGTCAGCGAGTTCATGCTCCAGCAGACCCCCGTCAACCGGGTCCTGCCCGTCTACGAACAGTGGGTGGCCCGCTGGCCGCGCCCCGCGGACCTCGCCGAGGAGCCCCCTGGTGAGGCCGTCCGCGCCTGGGGCCGGCTCGGCTACCCGCGCCGCGCCCTGCGCCTGCACGGCGCCGCGGTCGCCATAACGGAACGGCACGGCGGCGACGTACCGACGGACCACGCCCAGCTGCTGGCCCTGCCCGGCATCGGCGAGTACACGGCCGCCGCGGTGGCCTCCTTCGCCTACGGCCAGCGCCACCCAGTGCTCGACACCAACGTCCGCCGCGTCTTCGCGCGCGCGGTCACGGGGGTGCAGTACCCGCCGAACGCCACCACGGCGGCCGAGCGCAAGCTCGCCCGCTCCCTGCTGCCCGCCGACGAGGGCACCGCCGCCCGCTGGGCCGCCGCCTCCATGGAACTGGGCGCGCTGGTGTGCACGGCGAAGAACGAGACGTGCGAGCGCTGCCCGATCGCCGCGCAGTGCGCCTGGCGGCTCGCGGGCAAGCCGGAGCACGAGGGCGCCCCGCGTCGCGGCCAGACGTACGCCGGCACCGACCGGCAGGTCCGCGGCAAGCTCCTCGCCGTCCTGCGCGAGGCGCACGTCCCGGTGCCGCAGACGGCGCTCGACCGGGTGTGGCACGAGCCGGTGCAGCGCGCCCGGGCGCTGGACGGGCTCGTCTCGGACGGCCTGGTGGAACCGATGGCGGGCGGCCTCTACCGGCTCCCGCTGAGCTGA
- the disA gene encoding DNA integrity scanning diadenylate cyclase DisA, producing MAANDRAAAPGKSGGSAGSDGLMRASLSAVAPGTALRDGLERVLRGNTGGLIVLGSDKTVEAMCTGGFVLDVEFTATRLRELCKLDGGIVISSDLSKILRAGVQLVPDPTIPTEETGTRHRTADRVSKQVGFPVVSVSQSMRLIALYVDGQRRVLEDSAAILSRANQALATLERYKLRLDEVAGTLSALEIEDLVTVRDVSAVAQRLEMVRRIATEIAEYVVELGTDGRLLALQLDELIAGVEPERELVVRDYVPEPTAKRSRTVEEALSELDALTHAELLELATVARALGYTGSPEALDSAVSPRGFRLLAKVPRLPGAIIDRLVEHFGGLQKLLAASVDDLQTVDGVGEARARSVREGLSRLAESSILERYV from the coding sequence GTGGCAGCCAACGACCGGGCGGCAGCTCCCGGAAAGTCCGGTGGGAGTGCCGGTTCCGATGGCCTGATGCGCGCCTCCCTGAGTGCCGTGGCACCCGGTACGGCCCTGCGTGACGGCCTGGAGCGCGTGCTGCGCGGCAACACCGGCGGCCTGATCGTGCTCGGCTCCGACAAGACGGTCGAGGCGATGTGCACCGGCGGTTTCGTCCTGGACGTGGAGTTCACGGCCACCCGGCTGCGCGAGCTGTGCAAGCTGGACGGCGGCATCGTGATCTCCTCCGACCTGTCGAAGATCCTGCGGGCCGGCGTCCAGCTGGTCCCGGACCCGACGATCCCCACGGAGGAGACGGGCACCCGGCACCGCACGGCGGACCGCGTCTCCAAGCAGGTCGGTTTCCCCGTGGTCTCCGTCTCCCAGTCGATGCGCCTGATCGCCCTGTACGTCGACGGACAGCGCCGCGTCCTGGAGGACTCGGCGGCGATCCTGTCCCGTGCCAACCAGGCCCTGGCCACCCTCGAGCGCTACAAGCTCCGCCTGGACGAGGTCGCGGGCACGCTGTCGGCGCTGGAGATCGAGGACCTGGTGACGGTCCGCGACGTCTCCGCGGTGGCGCAGCGCCTGGAGATGGTGCGCCGTATCGCCACCGAGATCGCCGAGTACGTGGTCGAGCTGGGCACCGACGGACGGCTTCTGGCCCTTCAGCTGGACGAGTTGATCGCCGGGGTGGAACCCGAGCGCGAGCTGGTCGTGCGGGACTACGTCCCCGAGCCGACGGCGAAGCGTTCCCGCACGGTCGAGGAGGCGCTCTCCGAGCTGGACGCGCTGACCCACGCCGAGCTTCTCGAACTCGCCACGGTGGCGCGGGCCCTGGGCTACACCGGTTCGCCCGAGGCGCTCGACTCCGCGGTCTCCCCGCGCGGCTTCCGCCTGCTGGCCAAGGTGCCGCGGCTGCCGGGCGCGATCATCGACCGGCTGGTGGAGCACTTCGGCGGCCTCCAGAAGCTCCTCGCCGCGAGCGTGGACGACCTCCAGACGGTGGACGGCGTCGGCGAGGCCCGCGCCCGCAGCGTCCGCGAGGGCCTGTCACGCCTGGCGGAGTCGTCAATCCTGGAGCGGTACGTCTAG
- the radA gene encoding DNA repair protein RadA yields MAARTKTTKDRPSYRCTECGWQTAKWLGRCPECQAWGTVEEYGAPAVRTTTPGRVTTSALPIGQVDGRQATARSTGVPELDRVLGGGLVPGAVVLLAGEPGVGKSTLLLDVAAKAASDEHRTLYVTGEESASQVRLRADRIDALSEDLYLAAETDLSAVLGHLDAVKPSLLILDSVQTVASPEIDGAPGGMAQVREVAGALIRASKDRGMSTLLVGHVTKDGAIAGPRLLEHLVDVVLHFEGDRHARLRLVRGVKNRYGATDEVGCFELHDEGITGLTDPSGLFLTRRAEPVPGTCLTVTLEGRRPLVAEVQALTVDSQIPSPRRTTSGLETSRVSMMLAVLEQRGRISALGKRDIYSATVGGVKLSEPAADLAIALALASAASDTPLPKNLVAIGEVGLAGEVRRVTGVQRRLAEAHRLGFTHALVPADPGKTPPGMKVLEVADIGDALRVLPRSRRREAPRDAEDRR; encoded by the coding sequence ATGGCTGCCCGTACCAAGACCACCAAGGACCGCCCGTCCTACCGCTGCACCGAGTGCGGCTGGCAGACGGCCAAGTGGCTCGGCCGCTGCCCCGAGTGCCAGGCCTGGGGGACGGTCGAGGAGTACGGCGCGCCCGCGGTGCGGACGACGACGCCGGGGCGCGTCACCACCTCCGCGCTGCCCATCGGCCAGGTCGACGGCCGCCAGGCCACCGCCCGCTCCACCGGCGTGCCCGAGCTGGACCGGGTACTCGGCGGCGGCCTCGTGCCCGGCGCGGTCGTGTTGCTCGCGGGCGAGCCCGGCGTCGGCAAGTCCACGCTCCTGCTCGACGTGGCCGCCAAGGCCGCGAGCGACGAGCACCGCACCCTGTACGTGACCGGCGAGGAGTCCGCGAGCCAGGTCCGGCTGCGCGCGGACCGCATCGACGCCCTGAGCGAGGATCTCTACCTCGCCGCCGAGACCGATCTGTCCGCCGTGCTCGGTCACCTGGACGCGGTCAAGCCGTCCCTGCTGATCCTCGACTCCGTGCAGACGGTCGCCTCCCCGGAGATCGACGGCGCCCCCGGCGGCATGGCCCAGGTGCGCGAGGTGGCGGGCGCGCTCATCCGCGCCTCCAAGGACCGCGGGATGTCCACCCTCCTCGTGGGCCATGTCACCAAGGACGGCGCGATCGCCGGTCCGCGGCTGCTGGAGCACCTCGTGGACGTCGTGCTCCACTTCGAGGGCGATCGGCACGCCCGGCTCCGCCTGGTCCGCGGCGTCAAGAACCGGTACGGCGCCACCGACGAGGTCGGCTGCTTCGAACTGCACGACGAGGGCATCACCGGTCTCACCGACCCCAGCGGCCTGTTCCTGACCCGGCGCGCCGAGCCGGTCCCCGGTACCTGTCTGACCGTGACCCTGGAGGGCCGCCGCCCGCTGGTCGCCGAGGTGCAGGCGCTGACCGTCGACTCGCAGATCCCCTCCCCGCGCCGGACGACCTCGGGCCTGGAGACGTCCCGGGTGTCGATGATGCTCGCGGTGCTGGAGCAGCGCGGCCGGATCAGCGCGCTCGGCAAGCGGGACATCTACTCGGCGACGGTGGGCGGCGTGAAGCTGTCGGAGCCGGCCGCCGACCTGGCCATCGCCCTCGCCCTCGCCTCGGCCGCCAGCGACACCCCGCTGCCCAAGAACCTGGTCGCCATCGGTGAGGTCGGTCTCGCGGGCGAGGTCAGACGGGTCACGGGCGTCCAGCGCCGGCTCGCGGAGGCGCACCGGCTCGGCTTCACGCACGCGCTCGTCCCCGCCGACCCCGGAAAGACCCCTCCCGGCATGAAGGTGCTGGAGGTCGCCGACATAGGGGACGCGCTGCGGGTCCTGCCGCGCTCGCGTCGCCGAGAGGCCCCTCGGGACGCGGAGGACCGCCGGTAG